A stretch of the Planktothricoides raciborskii GIHE-MW2 genome encodes the following:
- a CDS encoding cytochrome b6-f complex subunit PetL: MTAAGAVTYFTLLGGAFVTALVLFFGLRAVKLI, encoded by the coding sequence ATGACTGCTGCTGGAGCCGTTACTTACTTCACTCTCTTGGGTGGTGCCTTTGTCACCGCTTTAGTGCTGTTCTTTGGTTTGCGAGCCGTCAAACTGATCTAA
- a CDS encoding NAD(P)-dependent oxidoreductase, giving the protein MNPKRIFITGASGCIGHYITQALIHHTEHELYLLVRNPDRLKVDLNHRPGIELLRGDMQHIDRYAPLLQTINVAVLTATAWGGGDVFDVNVLKTMQLMQSLDPAFCEQVIYFSTASILDRRNQPLKEARQLGTDYIRTKYDCYSRLSRLAIASRITTLFPTLVFGGEDTGISSHLTKGLPDVLKWINLIRFLKAEGSFHFIHAGDIAQIVLHLIENPPDTAPHLVLGNQPVTVNQIIEEICAYLDKKIYFRIPLSDWLTDLIINWFKIQMSPWDCFCLNYRHFTYENAVSPASFGLTNYCHSITDILKRTLSPESQSDSWETVTKRNAARLGATMTPGGENDAPDSASYLNNFADSEEKKAELELNQFADSQANYQSAENGAAPANNYPDQPNQNGSIDSSIDPSIDENN; this is encoded by the coding sequence ATGAACCCCAAGCGGATTTTTATTACTGGTGCGAGTGGCTGTATTGGTCACTATATTACTCAAGCGTTGATTCACCATACGGAACACGAACTCTACCTGCTGGTGAGAAACCCGGATCGGCTGAAAGTTGACCTCAACCATCGTCCGGGAATCGAACTTTTGCGGGGAGATATGCAACACATCGATCGATATGCCCCTCTGTTACAAACCATTAATGTGGCGGTATTAACCGCTACTGCTTGGGGAGGCGGAGATGTTTTTGATGTGAATGTCCTGAAAACCATGCAGTTGATGCAGTCTTTGGATCCCGCATTCTGCGAACAGGTGATCTATTTTTCCACTGCGAGTATTCTCGATCGCCGCAACCAACCCCTCAAAGAAGCCAGACAATTGGGCACCGATTATATTCGGACTAAGTATGATTGTTACTCTCGCTTATCTCGGTTGGCGATCGCCTCACGGATTACCACCTTATTTCCCACCCTCGTATTTGGGGGTGAAGATACCGGCATCTCTTCTCACCTGACCAAGGGATTACCCGATGTGCTCAAATGGATTAATCTAATTCGCTTCCTGAAAGCTGAGGGCAGTTTTCACTTTATCCATGCTGGGGATATTGCCCAAATTGTGCTGCATTTGATTGAAAATCCCCCGGATACTGCGCCACATTTGGTATTAGGAAATCAGCCGGTTACGGTTAATCAAATTATAGAAGAAATTTGTGCATATTTAGACAAAAAAATTTATTTTAGAATTCCTTTGTCTGATTGGTTAACGGATTTAATTATCAACTGGTTTAAGATTCAAATGAGTCCTTGGGATTGCTTTTGTTTAAACTATCGTCATTTCACTTATGAAAATGCGGTCAGTCCCGCCAGTTTCGGTTTAACCAATTATTGCCATAGTATTACGGATATCCTGAAGCGAACATTGTCTCCTGAGTCTCAGTCTGATTCCTGGGAGACTGTAACCAAAAGAAATGCTGCCCGGTTGGGAGCAACTATGACTCCAGGGGGAGAAAATGATGCACCAGATTCAGCCTCATATTTAAATAATTTTGCGGATTCTGAAGAGAAAAAGGCGGAATTAGAGTTGAATCAATTTGCGGATTCTCAGGCCAATTATCAATCAGCGGAAAATGGGGCTGCACCGGCAAATAACTATCCTGACCAACCTAACCAAAATGGATCAATTGATTCATCAATTGATCCATCAATTGATGAAAATAATTAA
- the hemE gene encoding uroporphyrinogen decarboxylase, producing MAASNEIPYLLRAARGEKLDRPPVWMMRQAGRYMKVYRDLRDKYPSFRERSENTELAIEISLQPFRAFQPDGVILFSDILTPLPGMGIPFDIIESKGPIIDPPIRSLEQIEQIHTLDPESSLPFIREILQTLRQEVGNKATVLGFVGAPWTLAAYAIEGKSSKDYKIIKSMAFSEPAMLHKLLGKIADSIAIYMRYQIDSGAQVVQMFDSWAGQLSPQDYDSFALPYHQRIVEQVKATHPDTPLILYISGSAGVLERMGKSGVDIVSVDWTVDMAEARQRLGKNIHVQGNIDPCALFGSQDFIRDRILDTVRKAGNQGHILNLGHGILPGTPEENVAFFFETAKKVDQLLAVPA from the coding sequence ATGGCAGCTTCCAACGAAATTCCTTATTTATTAAGAGCAGCCCGTGGCGAAAAATTAGACCGTCCTCCCGTGTGGATGATGCGCCAAGCGGGTCGTTATATGAAAGTTTATCGAGATTTGCGGGATAAATATCCTTCGTTTCGGGAACGGTCGGAAAATACCGAGTTGGCCATTGAAATCTCTTTACAACCGTTTCGGGCATTTCAGCCAGACGGGGTAATTTTATTTTCTGATATTTTAACTCCTCTGCCGGGGATGGGAATTCCCTTTGATATCATCGAAAGCAAAGGCCCAATTATCGATCCCCCGATTCGCAGTCTGGAGCAAATTGAGCAAATCCATACCCTCGATCCTGAGAGTTCTTTGCCGTTTATTCGGGAAATTTTACAAACTTTACGGCAGGAAGTGGGCAACAAAGCCACGGTTTTGGGATTTGTCGGCGCCCCTTGGACTTTGGCGGCTTATGCCATTGAGGGTAAATCTTCCAAGGACTATAAGATTATTAAGAGCATGGCTTTTTCTGAGCCCGCAATGCTACATAAACTCTTGGGAAAAATTGCGGATTCGATCGCCATTTATATGCGCTATCAAATTGATAGTGGGGCGCAGGTGGTGCAAATGTTTGATTCTTGGGCAGGTCAACTCAGCCCTCAAGACTATGATAGTTTTGCCCTACCCTATCACCAAAGAATCGTCGAACAGGTGAAAGCGACTCACCCGGATACTCCGTTAATTCTCTATATTAGTGGCAGTGCCGGAGTTTTGGAACGGATGGGTAAATCTGGGGTGGATATTGTTAGTGTGGACTGGACTGTGGATATGGCCGAAGCGAGACAGCGCTTGGGCAAAAATATCCATGTCCAAGGGAATATCGATCCTTGTGCTTTATTTGGATCTCAGGACTTTATTCGCGATCGCATCCTGGACACGGTTCGCAAAGCGGGCAACCAAGGCCATATTCTTAACTTAGGACATGGCATTTTACCGGGAACCCCGGAGGAAAACGTTGCTTTCTTCTTTGAAACCGCCAAAAAAGTCGATCAATTATTGGCAGTCCCCGCTTAA
- the aroH gene encoding chorismate mutase, whose product MEDCNVEWTVRAIRGATTAESNTIQGIRVAVTELLDALEGGNQLDPEKIISATFTVTRDLDAIFPAAIARQRPKWDQVALLDVQHMHVENDLKRCIRFLIHVNLPISHPEIYHPYLREAKNLRPDRSVPLSHVPPTPAIHSAK is encoded by the coding sequence ATGGAGGATTGTAACGTGGAGTGGACAGTTCGGGCGATTCGTGGCGCTACCACTGCGGAGAGTAATACGATTCAGGGGATCCGAGTTGCGGTGACGGAATTACTGGATGCTTTGGAAGGAGGAAATCAGCTAGATCCAGAAAAAATTATTAGTGCCACATTTACCGTGACTCGCGATCTGGATGCGATTTTTCCCGCAGCGATCGCTCGTCAAAGACCAAAATGGGATCAGGTGGCTTTGCTAGATGTACAGCATATGCACGTGGAAAATGACCTCAAGCGTTGCATTCGCTTTTTGATCCATGTGAATCTGCCGATATCCCATCCAGAAATATATCACCCCTATTTGCGTGAGGCGAAAAATCTCCGACCGGATCGCAGTGTTCCTTTGTCTCATGTTCCACCGACTCCCGCGATCCATTCCGCTAAGTAA
- the sppA gene encoding signal peptide peptidase SppA, which translates to MIWPFKKFRKQIARIEITGAIAGGTRKKVLESLKTVEERKFPALLLRIDSPGGTVGDSQEIYSALKLLGEKIKIVASFGNISASGGVYIGMGAHHIMANPGTITGSIGVILRGNNIERLLEKIGVSFKVIKSGPYKDILAFDRELTDPEKSILQELIDTSYQQFVETVAASRNLAVETVKNFADGRIFTGQQALELGIVDRLGTEEEARIWAAELVGLDPKKTQCITLEERKPTLNRLLGNQVTTGGLSGQLDWLEFELATSGQPLWLYRP; encoded by the coding sequence ATGATTTGGCCGTTTAAGAAGTTTCGTAAACAAATTGCTCGGATTGAAATTACCGGCGCGATCGCCGGAGGCACCCGTAAAAAGGTCTTAGAATCTCTCAAAACCGTTGAAGAGAGAAAGTTTCCCGCTTTGCTGCTGCGAATTGATAGCCCAGGGGGCACCGTGGGAGACTCCCAGGAAATCTACAGCGCCCTGAAGCTACTGGGCGAAAAAATCAAAATTGTTGCCAGTTTTGGTAACATTTCCGCCTCTGGAGGTGTTTACATTGGTATGGGCGCCCATCATATTATGGCCAACCCAGGCACGATCACTGGCAGCATTGGGGTAATTCTCCGAGGCAATAATATCGAACGCCTCCTGGAAAAAATCGGCGTGTCCTTCAAAGTGATCAAATCTGGTCCTTATAAAGATATTCTGGCGTTTGACCGAGAACTGACTGACCCAGAAAAAAGCATTCTCCAAGAGTTAATCGATACCAGTTATCAACAATTTGTGGAAACCGTCGCCGCCTCGCGGAATTTAGCCGTGGAAACGGTGAAAAATTTTGCTGATGGGCGGATTTTCACCGGACAGCAAGCTTTGGAACTGGGCATTGTAGACCGTCTGGGAACCGAGGAGGAAGCCCGTATCTGGGCGGCAGAGTTAGTCGGTCTCGATCCGAAAAAAACTCAGTGTATTACCCTCGAAGAACGGAAACCGACGTTAAATCGGCTGTTGGGAAATCAGGTGACGACGGGGGGACTGAGTGGCCAGCTTGATTGGTTGGAATTTGAACTGGCAACCAGTGGCCAACCGTTATGGCTGTATCGACCTTAG
- a CDS encoding DMT family transporter: MVAMKGVMPHTTPMFMAGVRLVPAGVLVLLVAFLSGRPQPKTAQAWLWILAFAVVDGMMFQGFLAEGLVRTNAGLGSVMIDSQPLAVALLSAWLFGEVIGAIGAIGLMIGILGISLIGLPDAWIIGWLHGQNLMPSLDFSQLFDNGQWLMLLSALSMAAGTVMMRRLAREADPVVATGWHMILGGIPLWVISATTESDQWVNINWDGWLALAYSTVFGSAIAYGLFFYFAAKGNLTSLSALTFLTPVFALLFGNLFLSETLSRVQSIGVGLTLVSIYLINQRSAIAEKLNFQQSNAASVYLGNQSTGEQLRLSFVKENPPVEVPVKVHTVESDA; this comes from the coding sequence ATGGTGGCCATGAAAGGGGTGATGCCCCACACCACACCCATGTTTATGGCGGGAGTCCGTTTAGTGCCTGCGGGGGTCTTGGTATTGCTGGTCGCTTTTTTGAGTGGTCGTCCCCAGCCCAAAACCGCCCAAGCATGGCTGTGGATCCTCGCCTTTGCGGTGGTTGATGGGATGATGTTTCAAGGCTTTTTGGCGGAAGGCTTGGTCAGAACTAACGCTGGCTTGGGATCGGTGATGATTGATTCTCAACCCCTGGCGGTGGCGTTGTTATCTGCATGGTTATTTGGGGAAGTGATTGGGGCGATCGGTGCGATCGGCTTGATGATTGGTATTCTGGGCATTAGTCTGATTGGATTGCCCGATGCTTGGATTATCGGTTGGCTACATGGACAAAATTTGATGCCGTCTTTGGACTTTAGCCAGTTATTTGACAATGGCCAATGGTTGATGCTTTTATCGGCCTTATCAATGGCTGCGGGAACGGTGATGATGCGTCGGTTGGCGCGGGAAGCGGATCCCGTGGTGGCTACCGGATGGCACATGATTTTGGGCGGGATTCCTTTATGGGTGATTAGTGCCACGACAGAATCAGATCAGTGGGTTAATATTAACTGGGATGGTTGGCTTGCCTTGGCATATTCCACTGTGTTTGGGAGCGCGATCGCATATGGTCTGTTTTTCTATTTTGCCGCCAAAGGCAATCTCACCAGTCTCAGTGCGCTGACTTTCCTCACACCTGTGTTTGCATTACTGTTTGGTAATCTATTTTTGTCGGAAACGCTATCTCGGGTGCAATCAATCGGTGTCGGTCTGACCCTGGTTAGTATTTATTTAATTAACCAGCGTTCGGCGATCGCTGAAAAACTCAATTTCCAGCAGTCAAACGCAGCCAGTGTTTATCTGGGAAATCAATCTACCGGCGAACAATTGCGTCTGTCATTTGTCAAAGAAAATCCACCGGTTGAAGTTCCTGTAAAAGTTCACACCGTAGAGTCAGATGCTTAA
- a CDS encoding LD-carboxypeptidase: MQSNQENLRSPLQFPSALKPGDRLNLVAPSGALKTSEAWAKGLEIWRQRGYQIELSPGYDQVWGYLAGTDSQRRQQLAESWRDRLCTGVLCARGGYGGARLLENWHWPKEASGQLNPKWLIGFSDITALLWSLYQQGVGAVHGPVLTTLPDEPDWSVQRLFDLVEGRPLAPLTGEGWGGGKVSGRLLAGNLTVATYLLHTPVQPSLDGVILAFEDVGEAPYRIDRMLTQWRMMGAFAGVRGIALGRFSDCDNLAKNPSLTVAEVLRDRLSDLGIPIVSDLPFGHDGVNAALPVGAIVELDAQIGTLYF, encoded by the coding sequence ATGCAATCTAATCAGGAAAATCTGCGATCGCCTCTTCAATTTCCCTCTGCCTTAAAACCAGGCGATCGCCTAAATCTAGTTGCCCCCAGTGGGGCTTTGAAAACATCAGAAGCTTGGGCAAAAGGGTTGGAAATTTGGCGTCAGCGCGGTTATCAAATTGAATTGTCTCCCGGTTACGATCAAGTGTGGGGCTATTTAGCGGGTACAGATAGTCAGCGTCGGCAGCAATTAGCCGAAAGTTGGCGCGATCGCCTCTGTACTGGCGTCCTCTGTGCCCGTGGAGGCTATGGCGGCGCCCGGTTGCTGGAAAATTGGCATTGGCCCAAAGAGGCATCCGGTCAATTAAACCCCAAATGGTTAATTGGGTTTTCCGATATCACCGCTTTACTCTGGAGTCTTTACCAGCAAGGGGTTGGCGCCGTACATGGGCCGGTATTAACTACTTTGCCAGACGAACCGGATTGGTCGGTGCAGCGACTCTTTGACCTAGTAGAAGGACGACCTTTAGCCCCGTTGACCGGGGAAGGGTGGGGCGGTGGGAAAGTCAGCGGACGTTTACTAGCCGGAAATCTCACCGTAGCAACCTATCTGCTACATACCCCCGTCCAACCATCTTTAGATGGGGTGATTTTGGCGTTTGAAGATGTAGGAGAAGCCCCCTATCGAATCGATCGAATGCTGACTCAGTGGCGCATGATGGGGGCGTTTGCCGGAGTACGAGGTATTGCTTTAGGCCGGTTTAGCGATTGTGATAATTTAGCCAAAAATCCCAGTTTGACTGTGGCGGAAGTGTTGCGTGATCGCCTTTCAGATTTAGGCATTCCCATTGTCTCTGATTTGCCCTTTGGTCACGATGGGGTTAATGCCGCATTACCTGTAGGGGCGATCGTCGAACTCGATGCCCAAATCGGAACTTTATATTTTTAA
- a CDS encoding Npun_R2479 family HD domain-containing metalloprotein has translation MFNSTELLINAFVDQLQDGYHRTYGGYKPDYAEIIAWAGGMALENIANSDALYHNVEHTILVTLVGQEILRGKHIREGGVSCEDWLHFTISLLCHDIGYVKGVCRQDSKLLGFYATGIDAQTVSLPSGATDASLTPYHVDRGKLFISERFCGHKLIDAQTIMRNIELTRFPVPSDEDHQDTVNYPGLVRAADLIGQMSDPRYLQKISALFYEFEETGTNFSLGYKNPGDLRDNYPKFYWHGVYPYIHHALKYLELTQEGKQIIANLYANVFRVEHAQPLNNKVEVA, from the coding sequence GTGTTTAACTCCACTGAACTGCTCATTAACGCCTTTGTCGATCAACTTCAGGATGGCTACCACAGGACCTATGGAGGGTACAAGCCAGACTACGCAGAGATTATTGCCTGGGCGGGTGGGATGGCTTTGGAAAATATCGCCAACAGTGATGCCCTGTATCACAATGTCGAACATACTATCCTGGTGACATTAGTTGGTCAGGAAATTTTGCGGGGCAAGCATATCCGCGAGGGTGGGGTTTCCTGCGAAGATTGGTTACATTTCACCATTTCCCTGCTGTGTCACGATATTGGCTACGTCAAAGGCGTTTGCCGCCAAGACTCCAAATTATTAGGATTTTATGCCACCGGAATTGATGCTCAAACGGTGTCCTTGCCTTCCGGGGCAACCGATGCCAGCCTAACCCCCTATCATGTGGATCGGGGTAAACTTTTTATTAGCGAACGTTTCTGCGGTCACAAGCTGATTGATGCTCAGACTATCATGCGGAACATCGAACTGACTCGTTTTCCGGTGCCTTCCGATGAGGATCATCAGGATACGGTGAATTATCCGGGACTGGTTCGAGCGGCGGATCTGATTGGTCAAATGAGTGACCCGCGCTATTTGCAAAAGATTAGTGCGCTGTTTTATGAATTTGAAGAAACCGGCACAAATTTCAGTTTAGGTTATAAAAATCCGGGAGATTTACGGGACAATTATCCCAAGTTTTATTGGCACGGCGTTTATCCCTATATTCACCATGCCCTTAAGTATCTTGAACTGACTCAAGAAGGCAAACAAATTATTGCCAACCTTTATGCCAATGTCTTCCGCGTAGAACACGCTCAACCTTTAAATAATAAGGTCGAAGTGGCATAA
- the smpB gene encoding SsrA-binding protein SmpB, with the protein MAEKTQKMKLLTDNRQARFRYEILETYEAGIELKGTEVKSIIAGRANLQDAYALVRGGEVWLFNAHISPFQQASQYFNHEPRRDRKLLLHRKEINKLVGKIEQKGLTLVPLKMYMSNNKVKVALGLARGKKLHDKREDVKRRDDQRDMRRALKQY; encoded by the coding sequence ATGGCTGAAAAAACCCAGAAAATGAAATTACTCACAGATAATCGACAAGCGCGGTTTCGTTATGAAATTCTGGAAACTTATGAAGCGGGAATTGAACTCAAAGGCACCGAAGTCAAATCTATTATCGCAGGCAGAGCGAATTTACAAGATGCTTATGCCTTAGTTAGAGGTGGTGAAGTTTGGCTATTCAACGCCCATATTTCCCCATTTCAACAAGCCAGTCAGTATTTTAACCACGAACCTCGCCGCGATCGCAAACTCTTGTTACATAGAAAAGAGATTAACAAACTGGTGGGCAAAATCGAGCAGAAAGGGTTAACCTTGGTGCCGTTAAAAATGTATATGAGCAACAACAAGGTAAAAGTAGCCCTGGGGCTCGCTAGGGGTAAGAAACTTCACGATAAACGGGAAGATGTGAAACGGCGGGACGATCAACGAGATATGCGTCGGGCACTTAAACAATATTAA
- a CDS encoding DUF4278 domain-containing protein, producing MKLSYRGVCYDYTPPTVETTQSELVGKYRGLNWRFSAVKKAPVQQTNVDLKYRGVAYNTNPAKTPALSVSEKARQGMMDRQRHSVKRQQVMLSRLNAEVGLGPVLA from the coding sequence ATGAAACTCAGCTATCGCGGCGTTTGCTACGACTACACCCCCCCAACGGTAGAAACAACTCAAAGTGAACTTGTAGGCAAATATCGGGGTTTAAATTGGCGCTTTTCTGCGGTGAAAAAAGCCCCAGTACAACAAACCAATGTAGATTTAAAATATCGCGGCGTTGCTTATAATACCAACCCAGCAAAAACCCCGGCATTATCTGTCAGCGAAAAAGCTCGCCAAGGCATGATGGATCGGCAACGGCACAGCGTTAAGCGACAACAAGTTATGTTGAGCCGCTTAAATGCAGAAGTTGGCTTAGGGCCAGTGCTCGCTTAA